The nucleotide window CAAACAAAATAGAATCGTATGATATGTGCTCCGGCTTTACCTTGTGATGCGGCCTTATAACGGCCGCACTGTGTACCCTTCTGTGGTTAATCAGCTTTTTATCTTTACTGTGTTCTGTGTTCTGTGTTCTGCGTTCTGTGTTCTGCGTTCTGTGTTCAGCGTTCTGGCTCCTCTTTTTCCCCGTGTCCCCGTGTCTCCATGTCTTCGCGTCCGGGATTTCCTTTATCGATAGAGAGGAAATCCTCGCCTGCACCTAAGGCTAATGGATATTTCTCCACTCCCAGGAGCTCCCTGATATCTTCCGATATCCTGTGGCGTATAAACTCCAGGATCTCATCCACTTCGCGGCGCATCCGGATCTCCCGGTCGCGCATTTCGAGGATCACGTCAATTCCGGGCAGGTTGACGCCCAGGTCGCGCTGGAGCCGCACGATCATCTCGAGGCGGTCCAGCTGGTCGGAAGGCAGCGCTTTCCCATCTTGTGCCGCCGCCAGCGCGATGAGGC belongs to bacterium and includes:
- a CDS encoding chaperone modulator CbpM codes for the protein LIALAAAQDGKALPSDQLDRLEMIVRLQRDLGVNLPGIDVILEMRDREIRMRREVDEILEFIRHRISEDIRELLGVEKYPLALGAGEDFLSIDKGNPGREDMETRGHGEKEEPER